TTAAAGCCTTGGCGAAAGAGCTAGAAATTCCAGTGGTGGCGCTATCTCAGCTAAACCGTAGTTTGGAGCAACGCTCTGACAAACGCCCAGTTAACTCAGATTTGCGTGAATCAGGTTCAATTGAGCAAGATGCCGATTTGATCATGTTTATCTATCGTGATGAGGTATATCACGATGATTCTGAGTTTAAAGGCATGGCGGAAATCATTATTGGTAAGCAGCGTAATGGCCCAATCGGTCGTGTGCCACTAACCTTTAACGGTCAATGGTCACGCTTTGATAATTACGCTGGCCCACACGTACTAGAAGAAGATTAAGCTCGATGTCGGTTCGAACTGCAACGGCTGCAATTGATTTGCAGGCGCTCGCCCATAATGTCATCCAAATCAAAAAACTTGCCCCGCATTCGCAAATCTTGGCAGTGCTTAAAGCCAATGCTTATGGCCATGGCTTAGAGCGCATTGCTGAAGCACTAGCGGAGCAGGATGTTGGTGCATTCGGTGTCGCGCGTTTAGATGAAGCGCTGGCGCTTAGAGCCTGTGGTGTGGTCAAACCGATAGTCTTGATGGAAGGCTTTTTTAGTCCGCAAGAATTGCCTGTACTGGATGTGAATAACCTTCATACGGTGATTCATAACCAAGAGCAACTAGATGCATTGTTGACAGCTGATTTGCAAACACCAGTAAAAGTGTGGCTAAAAGTTGATACGGGCATGCATCGCCTTGGTGTTGAACCTGAGCAGTTTCGCGATTTTTATCAGGCGTTAAAAAAGTCGTCTAATGTGCAAGATGATATTGTGCTGATGAGTCATTTAAGCTGCGCGGATGATGTTGAAAGCAAGTATACGCCAACACAACTTAGTTTGTTTAATTCGCTAACTGATGTATTAGCGGGGCAAAAAACACTAGCAAATTCTGCCGCGATTTGTGCTTGGCCGGATACCCACTTTGATTGGGTCAGACCGGGTTTAATGCTCTACGGCGTCAGCCCTATGCAGGATAAAGTTGCAGACGAGCTTAATATTCAGCCAGTGATGACGTTAAAATCTAGCCTAATAGCTAAGCGTTTTATTAGAAAAGGCGAGTCAGTGGGTTATGGCGCAGCATGGATCGCAGAACAAGACACTCATATCGGTGTAATTGCCATTGGTTATGGTGATGGTTACCCCCGTCACGCATCCAACGGCACGCCGGTATTGCTAAATGGCCGCAGAGTGCCCTTAGTTGGCCGCGTTTCAATGGATATGATCAATGTCGACTTAGGCGGCGCAGCCGAGGGCGAATGTGCCGACAACATCGGCGATATTGCCACTTTGTGGGGCGCAGGCTTAGGCATTGAAGAAATTGCCCAATGGGCAACCACAATTCCTTACGAGCTACTGTGTAATATCACCCGTCGCGTTAATATGACGGTATCCTCCTAGCAAATAACCTTACTCACCTTGGATGGTAGCTACGAGTGTTCGGCTGCCACCGTAATCTCTATGCTCACCTAAATAAATACCTTGCCAAGTCCCCAAGTTTAATCGGCCATTAGTAATAGGGATACTAACGCTGGTGCCTAATGTACTGGCTTTAATATGCGCTGGCATATCATCCGCACCTTCATAGGTGTGTTGATAATAACGGGCATTTTCAGGCACAAAGTGATTGAAGTGCGCTTCCATATCAGAGCGTACGGTTGGATCAGCATTTTCGTTAATAGTCAGTGAAGCTGACGTGTGTTTTACAAATAAGTGTAAAAGGCCACACTGAATACCACCTAGTGCTGGTAATTTTCGTTCTACTTCGTTTGTGACTAAGTGAAAGCCACGTGCTTTCGCAGACAGAGAAAATTCAACTTGTTGCCACATAGGCTTAGCTCATTCGGTTATTGAAATGGTTGCATAAGCGTAGCGAATTTATCACGTGATGCAATCACCAGTTGTTTTACGCTGCTTAGCTCAGCAATATCTTGCTTTAAGCGAATATACAGTGACTTTGTAATTGCGGGTGCTAAAGGTATTGTTCGTATGCCTGTTTGGTATTGGTAAGCATTGACTAACCAATCGGGAAGAACGGCTACACCAATATTGCCGTGGATCATTTGTAATATAGAGTGAGAATTCGCCACCTTTCTCGTTTTGGCAGGTACAACATTGGCAGGTGTCAGCACTTGGTTAAAGATATCAAGACGGTTAATCTCCACTGGGTAGGTAAGCAGCACTTGATTGACAAAGTCTTCCGCAACTAGCTGGTCTTTTGAGGACAAAGGGTTAAGCTCACTAACTACAGCCACTTGCTCAAATTGCCCCAATTTAATTTCTATCACTTGAACATCGGTGCTGGCTTCGTCGGTAAACAAAATATCTAAATCACACTCTTGCTCGAAGACATCATCTCTTATATCCCAACTTAGGCTCGGGTAATCTTGTTGTAAGTTCCGACAAATGGGCATCAACCATTGAAAGCAAGCGTGGCATGCAAAACCCAGTGACAAGCTCTGAGCTTGCGGCCTTTCTGTTAGTGTTGCAACAAGCGCATCGATTTTTGGTAAGACTTCATCAGCCAGTGACTTAATTGATTTGCCTTGCGTGGTTAAGTCGAGTTTACGTTTATCACGTGTGACTAATTTAGTTGCCAGCTTGTATTCTAGCTCTTTGAGTTGGTGTGACAATGCCGATTGGCTTGTCGCCAACTGCTCTGCAGCTTTGGTTAAGCTGCCTTGCTGATCAATTGCGCGGATGGTGCGCAAATGCTTAAGTTCTAACATATCGCACTCCCGAAAATTGCGTATCAAAATTCACTTGGCCGATTGGCAAAGTAAATTTATTATAAACATCTGAAAGTCTAGA
The nucleotide sequence above comes from Thalassotalea euphylliae. Encoded proteins:
- the alr gene encoding alanine racemase is translated as MSVRTATAAIDLQALAHNVIQIKKLAPHSQILAVLKANAYGHGLERIAEALAEQDVGAFGVARLDEALALRACGVVKPIVLMEGFFSPQELPVLDVNNLHTVIHNQEQLDALLTADLQTPVKVWLKVDTGMHRLGVEPEQFRDFYQALKKSSNVQDDIVLMSHLSCADDVESKYTPTQLSLFNSLTDVLAGQKTLANSAAICAWPDTHFDWVRPGLMLYGVSPMQDKVADELNIQPVMTLKSSLIAKRFIRKGESVGYGAAWIAEQDTHIGVIAIGYGDGYPRHASNGTPVLLNGRRVPLVGRVSMDMINVDLGGAAEGECADNIGDIATLWGAGLGIEEIAQWATTIPYELLCNITRRVNMTVSS
- a CDS encoding secondary thiamine-phosphate synthase enzyme YjbQ, encoding MWQQVEFSLSAKARGFHLVTNEVERKLPALGGIQCGLLHLFVKHTSASLTINENADPTVRSDMEAHFNHFVPENARYYQHTYEGADDMPAHIKASTLGTSVSIPITNGRLNLGTWQGIYLGEHRDYGGSRTLVATIQGE
- a CDS encoding LysR substrate-binding domain-containing protein, which translates into the protein MLELKHLRTIRAIDQQGSLTKAAEQLATSQSALSHQLKELEYKLATKLVTRDKRKLDLTTQGKSIKSLADEVLPKIDALVATLTERPQAQSLSLGFACHACFQWLMPICRNLQQDYPSLSWDIRDDVFEQECDLDILFTDEASTDVQVIEIKLGQFEQVAVVSELNPLSSKDQLVAEDFVNQVLLTYPVEINRLDIFNQVLTPANVVPAKTRKVANSHSILQMIHGNIGVAVLPDWLVNAYQYQTGIRTIPLAPAITKSLYIRLKQDIAELSSVKQLVIASRDKFATLMQPFQ